The Teredinibacter sp. KSP-S5-2 genome includes a window with the following:
- a CDS encoding uroporphyrinogen-III synthase, which produces MSALGCDIVDVPLLEISPFTGGPQVQAIKNCVMSLDEYAHLIFVSQNAVEIAFSWIDEYWPQLPLGLCFYAVGKKTADCIAEKIQSSNGRIVYADRTMTSEDLLACPELHHVAGQKVMLFRGQGGRPVLTETLSDRGAAVTLCELYERKLPCAAQACISNVFVDKQTRHIVPIFSGEALQNFVTLVKNIENINVLDLTIIVPSERVKQIAQTYFKQVITAANAGEDAMYQSILQHVSANPRDINA; this is translated from the coding sequence TTGTCGGCACTAGGTTGCGACATTGTGGATGTTCCTTTACTGGAAATATCCCCCTTTACTGGTGGGCCACAGGTCCAGGCAATAAAAAACTGCGTTATGTCGTTGGATGAGTATGCGCACCTTATTTTTGTCAGCCAAAACGCCGTGGAAATAGCATTCAGCTGGATTGACGAATACTGGCCGCAATTGCCGCTGGGTTTATGTTTTTATGCGGTTGGAAAAAAGACCGCGGACTGTATTGCAGAGAAAATACAATCCAGCAATGGCAGGATTGTCTATGCAGACAGAACCATGACCAGCGAAGATTTATTGGCCTGCCCGGAGTTGCATCATGTGGCTGGGCAGAAAGTTATGTTGTTTCGGGGGCAGGGTGGCAGGCCGGTACTGACTGAAACGTTATCTGACCGAGGTGCGGCGGTAACCCTATGCGAACTCTATGAGCGTAAATTGCCCTGTGCTGCCCAGGCCTGTATATCAAACGTATTTGTCGACAAGCAGACTCGGCATATCGTGCCGATTTTTAGTGGCGAGGCATTACAGAACTTCGTTACGTTAGTTAAGAATATCGAAAACATTAATGTATTAGACTTAACTATTATCGTACCCAGTGAGCGAGTTAAGCAGATAGCACAAACCTATTTCAAGCAAGTCATTACGGCTGCAAACGCCGGAGAAGATGCCATGTATCAATCAATTCTCCAGCACGTTTCAGCAAACCCAAGAGACATTAACGCATGA
- a CDS encoding HD domain-containing protein — protein MGESLADVQQALSFVTEIERLKDVLRKTKPVGLNRFENSAEHSWHVTLTALMLQSFANEKVDIFRVIKMLLIHDLGEIDAGDKIIYASETPEQKNKEAEGVKRILNLLPGHIGEDFFDLWLEFEKGDTAEAKYARAIDRIPPLLHNFHGDGHSWRNHKISKEQVLDINQRIALGSEKLWQYISAEIEEKASQGYFNHQTEKQGES, from the coding sequence ATGGGCGAATCACTGGCCGACGTTCAACAGGCGCTTTCTTTCGTCACCGAAATTGAGCGCTTGAAAGACGTGCTGCGCAAAACCAAACCTGTTGGGTTAAATCGATTCGAAAATTCCGCTGAACACAGCTGGCATGTCACCTTAACTGCCTTGATGCTGCAATCCTTTGCCAACGAAAAAGTGGATATTTTTCGGGTAATAAAAATGCTGCTTATCCACGACCTTGGCGAAATCGATGCGGGCGACAAAATTATTTACGCCTCTGAAACACCCGAACAGAAAAACAAGGAAGCCGAAGGCGTTAAGCGCATACTCAACCTGCTTCCAGGTCATATAGGTGAAGACTTTTTTGACCTGTGGCTGGAATTTGAAAAAGGCGATACTGCGGAAGCAAAATACGCGCGAGCAATTGATCGTATCCCGCCGCTATTACACAACTTCCATGGTGATGGGCATAGCTGGCGCAATCATAAAATCAGCAAAGAGCAGGTGCTCGATATCAATCAGCGCATTGCCCTGGGCAGCGAAAAGCTTTGGCAATACATATCGGCAGAAATAGAAGAGAAAGCGTCTCAAGGCTACTTTAACCATCAGACAGAAAAGCAAGGTGAATCATGA
- a CDS encoding LytTR family DNA-binding domain-containing protein — protein sequence MHVLIVDDEPLARRRLAKMVETIEDCELVGEADNGNHAIEQVNACDPDIVFMDVRMPEKDGLEAAREISLMPDPPAVIFCTAYDEYALEAFETLASGYLLKPVKEEQLIAAIEKARKITRAQKKASTESDVEESADELKQRQHISAKTRRGIELVPIENVLCFVADHKYVTVIHHEGETLVDDTLKDLEAEFADKFVRIHRNSLVSIAHIEAMERSSAGQFEIRLKQSEYRPVVSRRHVSGVRELLSRL from the coding sequence ATGCACGTATTGATAGTTGATGATGAACCCTTAGCGCGTCGTCGTTTAGCCAAAATGGTTGAGACCATTGAAGATTGCGAATTGGTTGGTGAGGCTGATAATGGTAATCACGCTATAGAGCAAGTGAATGCGTGTGACCCTGACATTGTTTTCATGGATGTTCGCATGCCTGAAAAAGATGGACTGGAAGCTGCCCGCGAAATCTCGCTTATGCCAGACCCTCCCGCCGTTATTTTTTGTACCGCATACGACGAGTATGCGCTGGAAGCGTTTGAAACCTTGGCAAGTGGTTACCTGCTGAAACCGGTCAAAGAAGAACAGCTTATTGCTGCAATAGAAAAGGCAAGGAAAATTACCCGAGCTCAGAAAAAGGCTTCAACAGAAAGTGACGTTGAAGAAAGCGCAGATGAGCTAAAGCAGCGCCAGCATATCTCCGCCAAAACCCGTCGAGGCATTGAGTTGGTGCCGATCGAAAATGTACTTTGTTTCGTGGCGGATCATAAGTATGTCACGGTCATACACCACGAAGGTGAAACTCTGGTAGATGACACACTAAAAGACCTTGAAGCAGAATTTGCGGATAAGTTTGTTCGTATTCATAGAAATTCCCTGGTCTCCATCGCGCATATTGAGGCTATGGAACGTAGCTCTGCTGGCCAGTTTGAGATACGTCTCAAGCAGTCCGAGTATCGTCCGGTTGTCAGTCGACGCCATGTTTCCGGCGTAAGAGAGCTCTTGTCACGTTTATAA
- the hemC gene encoding hydroxymethylbilane synthase, producing MKTLRIATRQSELAMWQANHIKSVLEDTYPDLTVELVPMVSRGDKILDVPLAKVGGKGLFVKELEHALLNGDADIAVHSMKDVPMDFPEGLGLAVICEREDPRDAWVSNKYASLEEVPSGAVIGTSSLRRQSQLLVTRPDLEVTFLRGNVNTRLAKLDAGEYDAIILAASGLKRLGMRDRIQSFIAPEHMLPAGGQGALGIEARIDDKETLELIQCLHHEQSAVCVNAERAVVTRLEGGCQVPIGAYASLNEQDEIWLRALVADPDGQEIFFEETMCAPEQAEATGTALAEKLLAAGADKILQKVYGE from the coding sequence ATGAAAACACTCCGAATTGCTACCCGGCAAAGTGAGCTTGCCATGTGGCAGGCCAATCACATCAAATCTGTATTAGAAGACACCTACCCTGACCTGACGGTTGAGCTGGTGCCGATGGTCAGTCGGGGGGATAAAATCCTAGATGTGCCTTTGGCGAAGGTGGGTGGTAAGGGTTTATTCGTCAAAGAACTGGAGCATGCGCTGTTAAATGGCGACGCCGATATCGCTGTCCATTCTATGAAAGACGTGCCAATGGATTTTCCTGAAGGTCTGGGGCTTGCTGTAATTTGTGAGCGGGAAGACCCGAGGGATGCCTGGGTATCTAACAAATATGCCTCCCTTGAGGAGGTTCCTTCAGGCGCGGTGATTGGTACATCCAGTCTGCGCCGTCAAAGTCAGTTATTGGTTACCAGGCCTGACCTGGAAGTCACCTTCTTACGCGGTAATGTGAATACGCGCCTGGCTAAGCTGGACGCGGGAGAATATGACGCAATTATTTTGGCCGCATCCGGCCTTAAGCGCTTGGGAATGCGTGATCGTATACAAAGCTTCATTGCGCCTGAGCATATGTTACCTGCGGGTGGCCAGGGCGCGCTGGGCATCGAAGCCCGCATTGACGATAAAGAAACGCTGGAATTGATTCAGTGCCTGCATCACGAACAAAGTGCTGTTTGTGTGAATGCAGAAAGGGCGGTTGTTACTCGCCTTGAAGGGGGGTGCCAGGTGCCGATCGGCGCTTATGCGTCATTGAATGAGCAGGATGAAATTTGGTTGCGAGCGTTGGTTGCCGACCCGGACGGGCAAGAGATCTTCTTCGAAGAGACTATGTGTGCCCCTGAACAGGCTGAAGCAACAGGTACAGCGCTGGCAGAAAAACTCTTAGCTGCCGGGGCAGATAAAATACTGCAAAAGGTATATGGTGAATAA
- a CDS encoding uroporphyrinogen-III C-methyltransferase, whose amino-acid sequence MTEPNDNGKQPEDTQIQESETAKPVDEKDNQAKKAVAPLKTETETETETETETETETETETETETETETETETETETEAKPAAKKIKAPVKKKRLGLWLTLFVVVTLAGAIGYGYYIGREILTQQESQITELKQQLSIQSQAITQAENARQALLSANSSKYSEVNERLANTEARLTAQNKRLLSMSTTSREDWLLAEAEYLLKLANQRVLIERSPVGAEALLAEADNILKDLDDPDLFPLRKAVAADLAKLRLTVKIDVEGIFLDLGALADEVDSLSMHPTRQDLMASIDEPVEVETNTVSNADSEEKTWKQRLLASVKNFFASMDKYIRVTEHDVKPAPILAPESNVYLRQNLILMLERAQLALLREQPTIYDRSLQKADQWLAKHYPQSQKVKQFRAELARLKNKDIVQALPDITPSLEMLHGYIEQLHQLKGEQ is encoded by the coding sequence ATGACCGAGCCGAACGACAACGGGAAACAGCCAGAAGATACTCAGATTCAGGAAAGCGAAACCGCCAAACCTGTTGATGAAAAAGATAATCAGGCGAAAAAAGCTGTTGCACCATTAAAAACAGAAACAGAAACAGAAACAGAAACAGAAACAGAAACAGAAACAGAAACAGAAACAGAAACAGAAACAGAAACAGAAACAGAAACAGAAACAGAAACAGAAACAGAAACAGAAGCTAAACCTGCGGCAAAAAAAATTAAGGCGCCGGTGAAGAAAAAGCGTTTAGGGTTATGGTTAACACTGTTTGTTGTGGTTACGCTGGCAGGGGCAATTGGTTACGGCTATTACATCGGTCGAGAAATTCTTACCCAGCAGGAAAGCCAGATAACCGAGCTTAAACAACAGTTAAGCATTCAGTCTCAAGCAATCACTCAAGCAGAAAATGCGAGGCAGGCGTTACTGAGCGCCAATTCATCAAAGTATTCTGAAGTAAATGAGCGGCTCGCCAATACAGAGGCACGCCTTACAGCACAGAACAAACGATTATTGTCCATGTCGACCACGTCGCGTGAAGATTGGTTGTTGGCAGAGGCTGAATATCTGCTGAAATTAGCCAATCAAAGGGTCTTAATTGAGAGAAGCCCGGTTGGGGCAGAAGCATTACTCGCTGAAGCGGACAATATTTTAAAAGATTTGGATGATCCCGATTTATTTCCTTTACGTAAAGCCGTTGCTGCAGATCTGGCGAAACTTCGACTTACAGTAAAGATCGATGTGGAAGGTATTTTTCTTGATTTAGGTGCTCTTGCAGATGAGGTGGATTCACTTTCTATGCATCCAACTCGACAAGACCTTATGGCAAGTATTGATGAGCCGGTTGAGGTGGAGACAAATACAGTTTCTAACGCTGATAGTGAAGAAAAAACATGGAAGCAGCGACTGCTGGCAAGTGTGAAAAATTTCTTTGCCAGTATGGATAAATATATTCGTGTGACTGAGCATGATGTTAAACCCGCACCGATTCTTGCTCCCGAATCGAATGTATACCTTCGGCAAAATCTTATTTTAATGCTGGAGCGGGCTCAGCTGGCATTGCTCCGTGAACAGCCGACTATCTATGACCGTTCACTGCAAAAAGCCGATCAGTGGTTGGCGAAGCATTATCCTCAATCACAAAAAGTGAAGCAGTTTCGTGCTGAATTAGCCCGTTTAAAAAACAAAGATATTGTTCAAGCGCTGCCGGATATTACGCCGTCGTTAGAAATGCTGCACGGCTACATTGAGCAACTGCATCAATTAAAAGGGGAGCAATAG
- a CDS encoding sensor histidine kinase, which translates to MPINTLATQTKRSDFLPNLYSVSAVFFLVMLGELLAVGLVVTRSGVMEFDWTYLGMVSFLVQWVVLTSAAFLSLLRPWFKRNNAYVSGMASYSIVLGLTLVFSQAGYWVVHREMKLDLYYLLDNLIIAAIFSGIVLRYFYLQQQLLNQQQAELRARLQSLQSRIRPHFLFNSLNTIASLISFDSKTAERMVEDLADLFRVSLSEPGLVSIEAEIRLTEQFIGMEKLRLDKRLEVVWRIKDEKNVAATTSSPSLLLQPLVENAIYHGIQPLSRGGTVHIDIELSSQWVDIRISNPVAEKTIPVVDVEHKGNGIGLENIMHRLQAHYGNKASVTFESSEELFVINVRYPLVVLAKES; encoded by the coding sequence ATGCCCATCAACACTTTAGCAACACAAACAAAACGCAGCGATTTTCTACCCAATTTATACAGTGTCTCGGCTGTTTTCTTTTTAGTTATGCTCGGTGAGCTTCTAGCGGTCGGGTTGGTGGTGACCCGTTCCGGGGTGATGGAGTTCGACTGGACGTATCTTGGTATGGTGTCGTTTCTGGTGCAGTGGGTTGTGTTGACCAGCGCGGCTTTCCTCAGTTTGTTGCGGCCCTGGTTTAAACGCAACAATGCCTATGTGTCCGGTATGGCCAGTTACAGCATTGTGCTGGGGTTAACTCTGGTGTTTTCACAGGCGGGATATTGGGTTGTTCATCGAGAAATGAAGCTGGATCTTTATTATCTGTTGGATAATCTGATTATTGCCGCAATCTTTTCCGGCATTGTGCTGCGCTATTTTTATCTTCAACAACAGCTTTTGAATCAACAACAGGCGGAACTTCGGGCGCGTTTGCAATCCTTACAGTCTCGTATACGCCCGCACTTCCTGTTTAACAGTTTGAATACGATTGCCAGTTTGATCTCTTTTGATAGCAAGACTGCGGAACGAATGGTTGAGGATTTAGCCGATCTGTTTCGTGTGAGTTTGAGCGAGCCGGGGTTGGTTTCTATTGAAGCGGAAATTCGGCTGACTGAACAGTTTATAGGAATGGAAAAGTTGCGTCTCGATAAGCGGCTGGAGGTTGTTTGGCGGATCAAAGACGAAAAAAACGTGGCTGCAACAACCTCATCGCCAAGCCTTTTATTGCAGCCGTTGGTGGAAAACGCCATTTACCATGGTATCCAGCCTCTGTCTCGGGGAGGTACAGTGCATATCGATATCGAACTTTCATCACAGTGGGTGGATATTCGTATCAGTAATCCTGTTGCGGAAAAAACGATCCCAGTGGTGGATGTTGAACACAAGGGAAATGGTATTGGTTTGGAAAATATTATGCATCGTCTGCAGGCTCACTATGGAAATAAAGCCTCGGTGACGTTTGAAAGTTCTGAAGAATTATTTGTGATAAACGTGCGCTATCCCTTAGTTGTCCTGGCGAAGGAGAGCTAG
- the argH gene encoding argininosuccinate lyase produces the protein MSQDTHSVKPWGGRFSEATDAFVERFTASVEFDQRLYHHDINGSIAHATMLAAVGVLTDDEKSTIIDGLNAIREDIAAGKFNWSVSLEDVHMNVEAELTNRIGITGKKLHTGRSRNDQVATDIRLYLRDEIDAIGQELTRLQQGLVTLADNNADTIMPGFTHLQTAQPVTFGHHLLAWNEMLERDYQRLMDCRKRVNQSPLGAAALAGTTYPIDRELTAKLLGFEAPTRNSLDSVSDRDFAIEFCSFAALVMTHLSRASEELVLWTSAQFNFIDLPDRFCTGSSIMPQKKNPDVPELVRGKTGRVNGHLISLLTLMKSQPLAYNKDNQEDKEPLFDAIDTVKDCLRAFADMIPAISPVKESMYESAKRGFSTATDLADYLVRKGIPFRDSHEVVGKSVAYGIEQKKDLSEMSLEELKQFSDVIEEDVFEVLTLEGSVAARDHIGGTAPNQVKAAAAKAKALIEAR, from the coding sequence ATGAGCCAAGATACACATTCCGTAAAACCTTGGGGCGGTCGTTTTAGCGAAGCCACTGATGCCTTTGTGGAGCGTTTTACCGCATCCGTTGAATTTGACCAAAGGTTATATCATCACGATATCAACGGCTCTATTGCCCACGCAACTATGTTAGCCGCAGTTGGCGTGCTGACCGACGACGAAAAAAGCACCATTATCGATGGCCTCAATGCTATTCGCGAAGATATTGCAGCAGGCAAATTCAATTGGTCGGTCAGCCTCGAAGATGTGCACATGAATGTCGAAGCAGAGTTGACCAATCGTATCGGCATTACTGGTAAGAAGCTTCATACCGGACGCTCCCGTAATGACCAAGTCGCAACAGACATCCGGCTCTACTTGCGCGACGAAATCGATGCAATTGGCCAAGAACTCACCCGCTTACAACAAGGGCTGGTTACGCTGGCTGACAACAATGCCGATACCATTATGCCGGGGTTCACTCACTTACAAACGGCCCAACCGGTTACGTTCGGCCACCATTTACTGGCATGGAACGAAATGCTGGAACGCGACTATCAACGTCTTATGGATTGCCGTAAGCGCGTAAACCAATCCCCCCTTGGAGCGGCAGCCCTGGCGGGAACGACTTACCCTATTGATCGCGAGCTAACCGCCAAATTACTCGGTTTCGAAGCCCCTACCCGCAATTCGCTGGATTCTGTCAGTGACCGCGACTTCGCCATAGAATTCTGCAGCTTTGCCGCTCTGGTAATGACACACTTATCCCGTGCCAGTGAAGAATTAGTTCTGTGGACTTCCGCTCAATTTAATTTTATCGATCTCCCAGACCGATTCTGTACCGGCTCGTCCATCATGCCACAAAAGAAAAACCCGGATGTACCAGAGTTAGTTCGAGGTAAAACTGGTCGGGTAAATGGCCACTTGATTAGCCTGCTTACTCTGATGAAGTCCCAACCTCTGGCATACAACAAGGACAATCAGGAAGATAAAGAGCCACTCTTCGATGCTATCGATACCGTAAAGGACTGCCTCCGCGCGTTCGCCGATATGATTCCGGCCATCAGCCCGGTTAAGGAATCCATGTATGAGTCAGCCAAACGCGGCTTCTCAACCGCAACCGATTTGGCTGACTACCTGGTTCGCAAAGGTATTCCTTTCCGTGACTCACACGAAGTCGTGGGTAAGTCTGTGGCTTATGGCATAGAACAAAAGAAAGACCTTTCTGAAATGTCATTAGAAGAGCTGAAACAGTTTTCTGATGTGATCGAAGAGGATGTGTTCGAAGTATTAACCCTGGAAGGTTCAGTAGCAGCGCGAGATCATATCGGCGGCACGGCACCCAATCAGGTAAAAGCTGCGGCAGCCAAAGCCAAAGCCCTGATTGAAGCCAGATAA